DNA sequence from the Candidatus Omnitrophota bacterium genome:
ATGATTCTCATCAACCATTTCCGTGTAACTCCCTTCTTTCTTTTGGATTTTTTAGTTCTTATCCCGCTTTGCGGGATTACTGCGTCACTTCTTGCTGCTTTGCTGATTCCCCCAGGCGCTTGATCTCCCCGGCGACGTGATCGGCCAGTTTTTGCGCGGCCTCCTTCTTGTCGCGCGGAAGATCGAGTTTTTTGGGATCGATCAGATCTCCTATATGTACGGCTATTGGCGTACGTATTATGCGTTTCGCGCCCTTGGGCAGGGCCTTATCCGTCCCCTCTATATAAGCCGGCAGAATAGGCGCCCCTGTCATCAGGCTCAAATAACCGATACCGGGCTGGGCTTCCTGCATCTCGCCGGTCTCGCTCCTCGTCCCTTCCGGGAATAGAAAGACCGCCTTACCGGATCTGAGGAGGCGGATCGCGGACTTCATAGCCCCGATATCCCCCTTGTCCCTGTTTACAAGGATCAAATTGCACCTGCCGACCACCTGCTTGAACAACCAGTTA
Encoded proteins:
- a CDS encoding lysophospholipid acyltransferase family protein, which gives rise to MMYFLVRNTCKLFLSMYMGFRVYGQEKIPKKGAFILASNHVSHLDPPAMSAASPRRLRFMARRTLSDNWLFKQVVGRCNLILVNRDKGDIGAMKSAIRLLRSGKAVFLFPEGTRSETGEMQEAQPGIGYLSLMTGAPILPAYIEGTDKALPKGAKRIIRTPIAVHIGDLIDPKKLDLPRDKKEAAQKLADHVAGEIKRLGESAKQQEVTQ